A window from Hymenobacter volaticus encodes these proteins:
- a CDS encoding zinc dependent phospholipase C family protein, which produces MKKPFILLLCLALLVPVTSPGWGFFAHRTIAQLSVYALPSSLQPFYFRHMKEIVKLSTAPDERRDSDPKEATKHFIDMDHYGDDPFGLMPKAWDKAEAKYTADTLHKYGTVPWQIMETKDDLTAAFKARDTAAIVRLSADLCHYVADAFVPLHTTVNYDGQLSNQNGLHSLWESKLPERHIAEYKLDNESAKYVKDPLTDIWQVIQSSYGFLGATFDMEEKVTRNFTPETKYVYSHKYGKTRRSYSDAFADAYHKEVGGQVAWRIKLAPTFVSSLWLTAWRDGGSPNLSELLAKKQSKEEKEILDKQLKVWKDNELVPQQMLIALEKQQASVQADQINSAVDMTAPVLETATPAEATPAASAKAGSPIPGAPAPAGAEKVKVKTKNAEGSTKQKEKKKKDTKKTDDGWSTPAGSGW; this is translated from the coding sequence TGTCGGTGTACGCGCTGCCTTCTAGCTTGCAGCCGTTTTACTTCCGGCACATGAAGGAAATCGTGAAGCTCTCTACGGCTCCCGATGAGCGGCGCGACTCCGACCCCAAAGAAGCCACCAAGCACTTCATCGACATGGACCACTACGGCGACGACCCGTTTGGCCTCATGCCCAAAGCCTGGGACAAAGCCGAAGCCAAATACACCGCCGACACGCTCCATAAGTATGGCACGGTGCCGTGGCAAATTATGGAAACCAAAGACGACCTCACGGCCGCCTTCAAAGCCCGCGACACGGCCGCCATCGTCCGCCTTTCCGCCGACTTGTGCCACTATGTAGCCGATGCTTTCGTGCCGTTGCATACCACCGTCAACTACGACGGGCAGCTTAGCAACCAAAACGGTTTGCACTCTCTCTGGGAATCCAAGCTGCCCGAGCGCCACATTGCCGAGTACAAGCTCGACAACGAGTCGGCGAAGTACGTGAAAGATCCACTGACCGATATCTGGCAAGTGATTCAGAGTTCGTACGGCTTCCTGGGGGCTACTTTCGATATGGAAGAGAAGGTAACGCGCAACTTCACCCCCGAAACGAAATATGTGTACTCGCACAAGTATGGCAAAACGCGCCGCTCTTATTCCGATGCCTTTGCCGATGCTTACCACAAAGAAGTAGGTGGCCAGGTGGCTTGGCGCATCAAGCTAGCCCCTACGTTTGTGTCGTCGCTGTGGCTGACGGCGTGGCGCGATGGTGGCAGCCCTAACTTGTCGGAATTGCTGGCTAAAAAGCAGTCCAAGGAAGAGAAAGAAATTTTGGACAAGCAGTTAAAAGTGTGGAAAGACAACGAGCTAGTGCCTCAGCAGATGCTCATTGCCCTAGAGAAACAACAAGCATCCGTGCAGGCCGACCAAATTAATTCGGCGGTGGACATGACCGCGCCTGTACTAGAAACTGCCACTCCCGCTGAAGCTACGCCGGCGGCATCGGCTAAGGCGGGTTCTCCTATACCAGGAGCCCCAGCACCAGCAGGTGCCGAAAAGGTGAAGGTGAAAACCAAAAACGCCGAAGGCAGCACCAAGCAAAAAGAGAAAAAGAAGAAAGACACCAAAAAGACCGATGATGGCTGGAGCACCCCAGCCGGCTCGGGTTGGTAA
- a CDS encoding WD40 repeat domain-containing protein has protein sequence MRPTGAGDESWQSGFGEPGIDGTVNAIVASPDGNVYAGGAFNSAGAVAANRVARWDGAAWFSLGQGISGVVYALAIAPNGNLYVGGEFPAGVAGVPGTQNLARWDGTTWSAVGGGLDASVRALTVTPNGDVYAGGSFATAGGVAAARIARWDGTTWTALGSGANGNVTALTSSANGDVYAGGSFRIIDGQPVVTGVARWNGTTWTPLESNGASFGSVTTLVLGPNGDLYAGGFIRIDSSESVARWNGTSWSGLGGGLTLGQVYGLAFGPNGVLYAAGNFGRTPPLQFQHEGLLAGTAPPGRT, from the coding sequence TTGCGACCCACTGGGGCTGGCGACGAAAGCTGGCAGAGCGGCTTTGGCGAACCGGGGATTGATGGCACTGTCAACGCCATAGTGGCAAGTCCCGATGGCAATGTCTACGCTGGTGGCGCCTTCAATTCTGCGGGCGCAGTTGCAGCCAACCGTGTAGCCCGTTGGGACGGGGCAGCATGGTTTTCCTTGGGCCAAGGTATCAGCGGTGTTGTTTATGCATTGGCCATAGCACCCAACGGCAATTTGTACGTGGGCGGAGAGTTTCCGGCAGGCGTAGCCGGGGTACCAGGCACCCAGAACCTAGCGCGTTGGGACGGTACCACTTGGTCGGCGGTGGGTGGTGGCCTTGATGCTAGCGTTAGGGCGTTGACTGTGACCCCAAACGGCGACGTGTATGCGGGCGGCTCGTTTGCTACGGCCGGAGGGGTAGCTGCGGCCCGAATTGCGCGCTGGGACGGCACCACTTGGACCGCACTCGGCAGCGGTGCTAATGGGAACGTAACGGCTCTGACATCATCGGCCAACGGCGACGTATATGCCGGTGGCAGCTTCCGCATAATAGATGGCCAACCTGTAGTAACTGGGGTTGCCCGCTGGAACGGCACGACTTGGACGCCTTTGGAAAGCAATGGTGCATCTTTTGGCTCTGTGACTACGCTGGTGCTGGGGCCCAATGGCGACCTGTACGCTGGAGGCTTTATTCGAATAGACTCCAGTGAAAGTGTGGCCCGATGGAACGGAACTTCCTGGTCGGGGTTAGGCGGTGGTCTTACTCTAGGGCAAGTTTACGGACTAGCATTCGGGCCCAATGGCGTGTTGTACGCAGCAGGCAATTTTGGCAGAACTCCCCCTCTTCAGTTCCAGCACGAGGGTTTGCTAGCTGGAACGGCACCTCCTGGTCGAACTTAG